In Deferribacter autotrophicus, a single genomic region encodes these proteins:
- a CDS encoding chemotaxis protein CheW yields the protein MKALMFECGKIGFLIDLNNLLHVSDINDIQRQGEDEILIFDFSKFLDGNTKPQYVIFLTDEKRYIGVLADKIYDIISYNEFKPFEKNSFDVEFIKGVVEYNHKLLYLLNAENLIEVAYEEKNNAS from the coding sequence ATGAAAGCATTGATGTTTGAATGTGGAAAAATCGGTTTTTTAATTGATCTAAACAACTTATTGCATGTGTCAGACATTAATGACATACAAAGACAAGGAGAAGATGAAATATTAATATTTGATTTTAGTAAGTTCTTAGATGGAAATACTAAACCACAATATGTAATATTTTTGACCGATGAAAAAAGATATATTGGGGTGCTAGCTGACAAAATTTATGATATAATAAGTTATAATGAATTTAAACCTTTCGAAAAAAACAGTTTTGATGTAGAATTTATAAAAGGTGTTGTGGAATATAACCATAAATTGTTATATTTACTTAACGCTGAAAATTTGATAGAGGTTGCTTATGAAGAAAAAAATAATGCTAGTTGA